In a genomic window of Festucalex cinctus isolate MCC-2025b chromosome 11, RoL_Fcin_1.0, whole genome shotgun sequence:
- the zmym2 gene encoding zinc finger MYM-type protein 2 isoform X4: MDGESEPNPAVPEEEVATAGVAAVGEHVEAAAAPTVEAPEPVATATGDDEAPKKVRGEDDDDVVLVEEQAPEPQPTSKECLEAPTGMETEHTSPAEATPAAEEAPPAQVTPPVAATPDTSEPSIPASAAEPIVIDDEEEPEEKRGGSSPTTLSHMEPHSDIRIANVTTLGQKRDTRADLMITSVTSLQGGPMSGDGVSEENSLQIGSAYSLTPDDTSRRPSASFNPGRGSAVQNGDAGTHNRTDSWISQSASVPRNQKQTGVDSSSTATSLPKPPGQSSSSSPGTQPQPRTVKVTCANCKKPLKKGQTAYQRKGSTHLFCSTTCLSAFSHKPAPKKSCTMCKKDITNMKGTIVAQVDSSESFQEFCSTGCLGAYENKQNPPKSSLKTKCTVCGKITEIRHEVSFKTVTHKICSDMCFNAYRRANGLIMNCCEQCGDYLPSRASANHFLLVDGQQKRFCCQKCIRDFKQAHSKLASCLTCKTLIKTGEVVLGLAADGTMGSYCSTNCMNKAKMAATTFHHAEPSCHFCKRNSLPQYQATLPEGNVLNFCSSQCVTKFQSATLQTTTNGQTTLSSNNTAAVQLKCNYCRGTFSVKPETLEWEDKVYQFCSKVCCDDYKKLHCIVTLCEFCQEEKTLHTTGNFSGEKKPFCSEGCKLLFKQDFIKRLGLKCVSCNHCSQMCKRGITRQLGGMTRDFCGEACAKKFHDWYHKAARCDCCKVQGQLTESVMWRSEMKQFCDQQCLLRFYCQQNEPILATQKGPENSCTGIESQASKLGLVSQGTAAYTSSGLIRDVKNKAVLCKPLTLTKATYCKPHMQSKPIQTDVDDGVKREYVPVPIPVPVFIPMPMNMYSQLTPTPLSMPLPLPVPVFLPTTLQSTEQIVQTIQELRSKAPSDPVASQEDLPSPSGVTSEDHKADIIKLEETSKHVDDEMITAGPEEQKVVKKEGDVNVKKEKEVEEEGSYMDLEEDFPQASASVLEDAEKQDDEQAARPQPRTRGSKRLAAERSLVRASLVRSPPLKVRYGVNAFRRWMGSGGKDGCTADPQASDPALVNPTETDVLEMCAEKLNDKLCGFVREVCRPNGQRYAPDSIYYLCLGIQKHLHTNGQQGDIFSDSCYQEFGEELNKVLKNWKPSLLPDGSAWSRVDEQCLWAGGHLGSTTPAVLLRSLVYLNAKRMRLRSAQQHLRLSFADVYGPDATHPVTTRESQACVRVPSPLSQVEKESRKRKPDHQDCEDDDTGLLGLVTEQERHLFQLYRSKWYVIYPPLLGFVQADSSICYVRKCIFIHFECALTEHSFNMTDFHLQQVGLGNWRFTVSVNFWKWVYCDYKSMLVYILTLQ, encoded by the exons ATGGACGGGGAGTCGGAACCCAATCCTGCTGTTCCGGAGGAGGAGGTGGCGACGGCGGGGGTGGCGGCAGTGGGGGAGCACGTGGAGGCCGCGGCGGCACCCACTGTGGAGGCCCCGGAGCcggttgccacggcaacaggtGACGACGAGGCACCAAAGAAGGTCAGAGGCGAGGACGACGATGACGTGGTTCTGGTAGAGGAGCAGGCCCCCGAGCCGCAGCCCACATCAAAGGAGTGTTTGGAGGCCCCCACTGGCATGGAGACGGAACACACGTCACCCGCCGAGGCGACACCCGCAGCTGAGGAGGCGCCGCCCGCCCAGGTGACGCCACCCGTCGCTGCGACGCCCGACACGTCCGAGCCTTCCATCCCCGCCTCGGCGGCCGAGCCCATTGTCATCGATGACGAAGAGGAGCCTGAGGAGAAGCGGGGCGGCTCCTCGCCCACCACCCTCAGCCACATGGAACCACATTCGGACATCCGCATCGCCAACGTCACCACGCTGGGCCAAAAAAGGGACACCAGGGCCGACTTGATGATTACCTCGGTGACGTCGCTTCAGGGAGGACCAATG TCGGGTGACGGCGTGTCGGAGGAAAACAGTCTGCAGATCGGCAGCGCCTACAGCCTGACTCCCGATGACACGTCTAGAAGACCGAGCGCTTCCTTTAACCCCGGGCGGGGCTCGGCAGTGCAAAATGGTGACGCTGGGACGCACAACAGAACAG ACTCGTGGATCTCCCAGTCGGCGTCGGTGCCTCGCAACCAAAAGCAGACGGGGGTGGACTCTTCTTCCACCGCCACTTCCCTGCCCAAACCTCCGGGACAgtcttcctcttcctcaccGGGCACCCAGCCTCAACCCAGGACGGTGAAG GTGACATGTGCAAACTGTAAGAAGCCTCTGAAGAAAGGTCAGACGGCGTACCAGCGCAAAGGGTCTACACACCTTTTCTGCTCCACCACCTGCCTCTCGGCCTTCTCGCACAAACCCGCACCCAAGAAAAGCTGTACCATGTGTAAAAA GGACATTACCAACATGAAAGGTACCATCGTGGCCCAGGTGGATTCAAGCGAGTCCTTCCAGGAGTTCTGCAGCACCGGCTGCCTGGGCGCCTATGAGAACAAGCAGAACCCGCCCAAGTCTAGCCTCAAAACCAAATGCACCGTTTGCGGAAAGATTACTGAG ATCCGTCACGAAGTGAGCTTCAAGACGGTGACGCACAAGATCTGCAGCGACATGTGCTTCAATGCATACCGCCGAGCCAACGGGCTCATCATGAACTGCTGCGAGCAGTGCGGAGACTACCTGCCCAGCAGGGCCTCCGCCAACCACTTCCTTCTGGTGGACGGACAGCAGAAGCGCTTTTGTTGTCAGAAATGCATCAGGGACTTCAAGCAG GCTCACAGCAAGCTGGCGAGCTGCCTGACATGCAAGACCTTAATCAAGACGGGCGAGGTGGTCCTGGGCCTAGCTGCTGACGGCACAATGGGCTCCTATTGCTCCACCAACTGTATGAACAaggccaagatggctgccaccACCTTCCACC aTGCGGAGCCGTCGTGTCACTTCTGCAAGAGGAACTCTTTACCTCAGTATCAGGCCACGCTTCCCGAGGGAAACGTCCTCAACTTCTGCAGCTCGCAGTGCGTCACCAAATTCCAG AGTGCCACACTCCAGACGACCACCAATGGACAGACAACGCTGTCCTCAAACAACACCGCCGCGGTACAGCTCAAGTGCAACTACTGTCGAGGAACGTTTAGCGTCAAGCCGGAGACGCTGGAGTGGGAG GACAAAGTGTACCAATTCTGCAGTAAGGTGTGCTGCGATGACTACAAGAAGCTGCATTGCATCGTCACCCTGTGTGAATTCTGCCAGGAGGAGAAGACGCTGCACACCACCGGCAACTTCTCGGGCGAGAAGAAACCTTTCTGCAGCGAAG GTTGCAAACTGCTGTTCAAGCAAGACTTCATCAAGCGCCTGGGCCTCAAGTGCGTCAGCTGCAACCACTGCAGCCAGATGTGCAAGAGAGGCATCACGCGGCAGCTCGGCGGCATGACGCGGGACTTTTGTGGAGAGGCCTGCGCCAAGAAGTTCCACGATTGGTACCACAAG GCGGCGCGCTGCGACTGCTGCAAGGTTCAGGGCCAGCTGACGGAGTCTGTGATGTGGCGGTCGGAGATGAAGCAATTCTGTGACCAGCAGTGTCTGCTCCGGTTTTATTGCCAGCAGAACGAGCCTATCCTGGCCACACAGAAAGGCCCAGAGAACAGCTGCACAG GCATTGAATCACAAGCTTCCAAACTTGGG CTGGTGAGCCAGGGCACGGCGGCGTACACAAGCAGCGGCCTGATAAGAGACGTCAAAAACAAGGCAGTCCTCTGCAAGCCGCTTACCCTCACCAAGGCCACCTACTGCAAGCCACACATGCAGAGCAAACCCATACAGACGG ATGTGGATGATGGCGTGAAACGCGAGTACGTTCCTGTCCCCATCCCCGTGCCCGTCTTCATCCCCATGCCCATGAACATGTATTCACAGCTGACGCCCACGCCGCTCTCTATGCCCCTACCA CTCCCCGTGCCAGTCTTCCTGCCCACCACACTGCAGAGCACCGAGCAAATCGTCCAAACCATCCAGGAGCTGAGAAGCAAGGCGCCCTCGGACCCCGTCGCCTCCCAGGAGGACCTGCCATCCCCGTCAGGGGTAACATCGGAGGACCACAAAGCAG ACATCATCAAGCTCGAGGAGACGAGTAAGCATGTGGACGACGAGATGATCACCGCTGGCCCGGAGGAGCAGAAAGTGGTGAAGAAGGAAGGTGATGTGAACGTGAAGAAAGAAAAGGAGGTGGAAGAGGAGGGAAGCTACATGGACCTGGAGGAGGACTTCCCTCAAG CTTCAGCGTCCGTCCTGGAGGATGCGGAGAAGCAGGATGACGAGCAGGCAGCACGACCTCAGCCAAGGACACGA GGTAGCAAGAGGCTGGCGGCAGAACGCAGCTTGGTCAGAGCCTCGTTGGTTCGCTCGCCGCCCCTGAAAGTTCGTTACGGCGTCAATGCCTTCAGACGCTGGATGGGTTCAGGTGGCAAAGATGGATGCACAGCGGACCCCCAAGCCTCCGATCCAGCTCTGGTGAATCCCACTGAAACCGATGTGCTGGAAATGTGCGCGGAAAAGCTGAACGACAAGCTATGCGGCTTCGTAAGGGAGGTGTGCCGGCCCAACGGCCAACGATACGCACCAGACAGCATCTACTACCTCTGCCTCGGCATCCAGAAG CATCTTCACACCAATGGCCAACAGGGTGACATCTTCAGCGACTCCTGCTACCAGGAGTTTGGGGAGGAGCTCAACAAGGTTCTGAAGAACTGGAAGCCCAGCCTGCTTCCTGATG GCTCCGCGTGGAGCCGTGTGGACGAGCAGTGTCTGTGGGCGGGTGGACATCTGGGCAGCACCACGCCCGCCGTCCTGCTGCGCTCGCTGGTCTACCTGAACGCCAAGCGCATGCGCTTACGCAGTGCCCAGCAGCACCTGCGCCTGTCCTTCGCCGACGTCTATGGCCCGGACGCCACACACCCCGTCACCACCAGGGAGAGCCAAGCTTGCGTCCGTGTGCCTTCTCCCCTCTCTCAGG TTGAAAAGGAGTCTCGTAAGAGGAAGCCAGACCATCAGGACTGTGAAGACGACGACACAGGATTACTAGGTCTCGTCACGGAGCAAGAGCGACACCTTTTCCAGCTCTACCGCTCCAAGTGGTATGTTATCTATCCTCCGTTGCTTGGTTTTGTTCAGGCCGATTCATCAATTTGTTATGTCAGGAAAtgtattttcatacattttgaaTGTGCACTAACAGAGCACTCTTTCAATATGACAGATTTCCACCTACAGCAGGTGGGACTTGGTAACTGGAGGTTCACTGTATCCGTGAATTTTTGGAAGTGGGTGTACTGTGATTATAAATCCATGCTGGTTTACATACTGACACTTCAGTGA
- the zmym2 gene encoding zinc finger MYM-type protein 2 isoform X2, whose translation MRLTLISPPTLLLMCFCLAPVVQMTSLRRHDDELDFSPPILPQVVALAMDGESEPNPAVPEEEVATAGVAAVGEHVEAAAAPTVEAPEPVATATGDDEAPKKVRGEDDDDVVLVEEQAPEPQPTSKECLEAPTGMETEHTSPAEATPAAEEAPPAQVTPPVAATPDTSEPSIPASAAEPIVIDDEEEPEEKRGGSSPTTLSHMEPHSDIRIANVTTLGQKRDTRADLMITSVTSLQGGPMSGDGVSEENSLQIGSAYSLTPDDTSRRPSASFNPGRGSAVQNGDAGTHNRTDSWISQSASVPRNQKQTGVDSSSTATSLPKPPGQSSSSSPGTQPQPRTVKVTCANCKKPLKKGQTAYQRKGSTHLFCSTTCLSAFSHKPAPKKSCTMCKKDITNMKGTIVAQVDSSESFQEFCSTGCLGAYENKQNPPKSSLKTKCTVCGKITEIRHEVSFKTVTHKICSDMCFNAYRRANGLIMNCCEQCGDYLPSRASANHFLLVDGQQKRFCCQKCIRDFKQAHSKLASCLTCKTLIKTGEVVLGLAADGTMGSYCSTNCMNKAKMAATTFHHAEPSCHFCKRNSLPQYQATLPEGNVLNFCSSQCVTKFQSATLQTTTNGQTTLSSNNTAAVQLKCNYCRGTFSVKPETLEWEDKVYQFCSKVCCDDYKKLHCIVTLCEFCQEEKTLHTTGNFSGEKKPFCSEGCKLLFKQDFIKRLGLKCVSCNHCSQMCKRGITRQLGGMTRDFCGEACAKKFHDWYHKAARCDCCKVQGQLTESVMWRSEMKQFCDQQCLLRFYCQQNEPILATQKGPENSCTGIESQASKLGLVSQGTAAYTSSGLIRDVKNKAVLCKPLTLTKATYCKPHMQSKPIQTDVDDGVKREYVPVPIPVPVFIPMPMNMYSQLTPTPLSMPLPLPVPVFLPTTLQSTEQIVQTIQELRSKAPSDPVASQEDLPSPSGVTSEDHKADIIKLEETSKHVDDEMITAGPEEQKVVKKEGDVNVKKEKEVEEEGSYMDLEEDFPQASASVLEDAEKQDDEQAARPQPRTRGSKRLAAERSLVRASLVRSPPLKVRYGVNAFRRWMGSGGKDGCTADPQASDPALVNPTETDVLEMCAEKLNDKLCGFVREVCRPNGQRYAPDSIYYLCLGIQKHLHTNGQQGDIFSDSCYQEFGEELNKVLKNWKPSLLPDGSAWSRVDEQCLWAGGHLGSTTPAVLLRSLVYLNAKRMRLRSAQQHLRLSFADVYGPDATHPVTTRESQACVRVPSPLSQVEKESRKRKPDHQDCEDDDTGLLGLVTEQERHLFQLYRSKWYVIYPPLLGFVQADSSICYVRKCIFIHFECALTEHSFNMTDFHLQQVGLGNWRFTVSVNFWKWVYCDYKSMLVYILTLQ comes from the exons ATGCGTTTGACGCTCATTTCGCCCCCTACCTTGCTTctcatgtgtttttgtttagcgCCAGTTGTGCAAATGACGTCACTGAGGCGACATGATGATGAGCTCGACTTCAGCCCCCCCATTCTCCCCCAG GTGGTTGCCTTAGCAATGGACGGGGAGTCGGAACCCAATCCTGCTGTTCCGGAGGAGGAGGTGGCGACGGCGGGGGTGGCGGCAGTGGGGGAGCACGTGGAGGCCGCGGCGGCACCCACTGTGGAGGCCCCGGAGCcggttgccacggcaacaggtGACGACGAGGCACCAAAGAAGGTCAGAGGCGAGGACGACGATGACGTGGTTCTGGTAGAGGAGCAGGCCCCCGAGCCGCAGCCCACATCAAAGGAGTGTTTGGAGGCCCCCACTGGCATGGAGACGGAACACACGTCACCCGCCGAGGCGACACCCGCAGCTGAGGAGGCGCCGCCCGCCCAGGTGACGCCACCCGTCGCTGCGACGCCCGACACGTCCGAGCCTTCCATCCCCGCCTCGGCGGCCGAGCCCATTGTCATCGATGACGAAGAGGAGCCTGAGGAGAAGCGGGGCGGCTCCTCGCCCACCACCCTCAGCCACATGGAACCACATTCGGACATCCGCATCGCCAACGTCACCACGCTGGGCCAAAAAAGGGACACCAGGGCCGACTTGATGATTACCTCGGTGACGTCGCTTCAGGGAGGACCAATG TCGGGTGACGGCGTGTCGGAGGAAAACAGTCTGCAGATCGGCAGCGCCTACAGCCTGACTCCCGATGACACGTCTAGAAGACCGAGCGCTTCCTTTAACCCCGGGCGGGGCTCGGCAGTGCAAAATGGTGACGCTGGGACGCACAACAGAACAG ACTCGTGGATCTCCCAGTCGGCGTCGGTGCCTCGCAACCAAAAGCAGACGGGGGTGGACTCTTCTTCCACCGCCACTTCCCTGCCCAAACCTCCGGGACAgtcttcctcttcctcaccGGGCACCCAGCCTCAACCCAGGACGGTGAAG GTGACATGTGCAAACTGTAAGAAGCCTCTGAAGAAAGGTCAGACGGCGTACCAGCGCAAAGGGTCTACACACCTTTTCTGCTCCACCACCTGCCTCTCGGCCTTCTCGCACAAACCCGCACCCAAGAAAAGCTGTACCATGTGTAAAAA GGACATTACCAACATGAAAGGTACCATCGTGGCCCAGGTGGATTCAAGCGAGTCCTTCCAGGAGTTCTGCAGCACCGGCTGCCTGGGCGCCTATGAGAACAAGCAGAACCCGCCCAAGTCTAGCCTCAAAACCAAATGCACCGTTTGCGGAAAGATTACTGAG ATCCGTCACGAAGTGAGCTTCAAGACGGTGACGCACAAGATCTGCAGCGACATGTGCTTCAATGCATACCGCCGAGCCAACGGGCTCATCATGAACTGCTGCGAGCAGTGCGGAGACTACCTGCCCAGCAGGGCCTCCGCCAACCACTTCCTTCTGGTGGACGGACAGCAGAAGCGCTTTTGTTGTCAGAAATGCATCAGGGACTTCAAGCAG GCTCACAGCAAGCTGGCGAGCTGCCTGACATGCAAGACCTTAATCAAGACGGGCGAGGTGGTCCTGGGCCTAGCTGCTGACGGCACAATGGGCTCCTATTGCTCCACCAACTGTATGAACAaggccaagatggctgccaccACCTTCCACC aTGCGGAGCCGTCGTGTCACTTCTGCAAGAGGAACTCTTTACCTCAGTATCAGGCCACGCTTCCCGAGGGAAACGTCCTCAACTTCTGCAGCTCGCAGTGCGTCACCAAATTCCAG AGTGCCACACTCCAGACGACCACCAATGGACAGACAACGCTGTCCTCAAACAACACCGCCGCGGTACAGCTCAAGTGCAACTACTGTCGAGGAACGTTTAGCGTCAAGCCGGAGACGCTGGAGTGGGAG GACAAAGTGTACCAATTCTGCAGTAAGGTGTGCTGCGATGACTACAAGAAGCTGCATTGCATCGTCACCCTGTGTGAATTCTGCCAGGAGGAGAAGACGCTGCACACCACCGGCAACTTCTCGGGCGAGAAGAAACCTTTCTGCAGCGAAG GTTGCAAACTGCTGTTCAAGCAAGACTTCATCAAGCGCCTGGGCCTCAAGTGCGTCAGCTGCAACCACTGCAGCCAGATGTGCAAGAGAGGCATCACGCGGCAGCTCGGCGGCATGACGCGGGACTTTTGTGGAGAGGCCTGCGCCAAGAAGTTCCACGATTGGTACCACAAG GCGGCGCGCTGCGACTGCTGCAAGGTTCAGGGCCAGCTGACGGAGTCTGTGATGTGGCGGTCGGAGATGAAGCAATTCTGTGACCAGCAGTGTCTGCTCCGGTTTTATTGCCAGCAGAACGAGCCTATCCTGGCCACACAGAAAGGCCCAGAGAACAGCTGCACAG GCATTGAATCACAAGCTTCCAAACTTGGG CTGGTGAGCCAGGGCACGGCGGCGTACACAAGCAGCGGCCTGATAAGAGACGTCAAAAACAAGGCAGTCCTCTGCAAGCCGCTTACCCTCACCAAGGCCACCTACTGCAAGCCACACATGCAGAGCAAACCCATACAGACGG ATGTGGATGATGGCGTGAAACGCGAGTACGTTCCTGTCCCCATCCCCGTGCCCGTCTTCATCCCCATGCCCATGAACATGTATTCACAGCTGACGCCCACGCCGCTCTCTATGCCCCTACCA CTCCCCGTGCCAGTCTTCCTGCCCACCACACTGCAGAGCACCGAGCAAATCGTCCAAACCATCCAGGAGCTGAGAAGCAAGGCGCCCTCGGACCCCGTCGCCTCCCAGGAGGACCTGCCATCCCCGTCAGGGGTAACATCGGAGGACCACAAAGCAG ACATCATCAAGCTCGAGGAGACGAGTAAGCATGTGGACGACGAGATGATCACCGCTGGCCCGGAGGAGCAGAAAGTGGTGAAGAAGGAAGGTGATGTGAACGTGAAGAAAGAAAAGGAGGTGGAAGAGGAGGGAAGCTACATGGACCTGGAGGAGGACTTCCCTCAAG CTTCAGCGTCCGTCCTGGAGGATGCGGAGAAGCAGGATGACGAGCAGGCAGCACGACCTCAGCCAAGGACACGA GGTAGCAAGAGGCTGGCGGCAGAACGCAGCTTGGTCAGAGCCTCGTTGGTTCGCTCGCCGCCCCTGAAAGTTCGTTACGGCGTCAATGCCTTCAGACGCTGGATGGGTTCAGGTGGCAAAGATGGATGCACAGCGGACCCCCAAGCCTCCGATCCAGCTCTGGTGAATCCCACTGAAACCGATGTGCTGGAAATGTGCGCGGAAAAGCTGAACGACAAGCTATGCGGCTTCGTAAGGGAGGTGTGCCGGCCCAACGGCCAACGATACGCACCAGACAGCATCTACTACCTCTGCCTCGGCATCCAGAAG CATCTTCACACCAATGGCCAACAGGGTGACATCTTCAGCGACTCCTGCTACCAGGAGTTTGGGGAGGAGCTCAACAAGGTTCTGAAGAACTGGAAGCCCAGCCTGCTTCCTGATG GCTCCGCGTGGAGCCGTGTGGACGAGCAGTGTCTGTGGGCGGGTGGACATCTGGGCAGCACCACGCCCGCCGTCCTGCTGCGCTCGCTGGTCTACCTGAACGCCAAGCGCATGCGCTTACGCAGTGCCCAGCAGCACCTGCGCCTGTCCTTCGCCGACGTCTATGGCCCGGACGCCACACACCCCGTCACCACCAGGGAGAGCCAAGCTTGCGTCCGTGTGCCTTCTCCCCTCTCTCAGG TTGAAAAGGAGTCTCGTAAGAGGAAGCCAGACCATCAGGACTGTGAAGACGACGACACAGGATTACTAGGTCTCGTCACGGAGCAAGAGCGACACCTTTTCCAGCTCTACCGCTCCAAGTGGTATGTTATCTATCCTCCGTTGCTTGGTTTTGTTCAGGCCGATTCATCAATTTGTTATGTCAGGAAAtgtattttcatacattttgaaTGTGCACTAACAGAGCACTCTTTCAATATGACAGATTTCCACCTACAGCAGGTGGGACTTGGTAACTGGAGGTTCACTGTATCCGTGAATTTTTGGAAGTGGGTGTACTGTGATTATAAATCCATGCTGGTTTACATACTGACACTTCAGTGA